Proteins encoded in a region of the Clostridiaceae bacterium genome:
- the aroC gene encoding chorismate synthase, with amino-acid sequence MMGNTFGRVFRITTSGESYGGGFRKVKDIPAELYGGLMVIVDGVPPGIKITNKLIQEELDKRKPGQSSLHTPRKEQDRVFIFSGVMEGDLTTGAPVGMIIPNSDIEDIHIEQHRKNKNFIRPGQASYTYYKKYGQFADWAGAGRASGRETAARVAGGAVAKAVLDRMGIDVIGFVTESHGIKAKPITYEMAKNNYRKNEINCPDEEAAKAMIEDLLRVKSQGDSCGGVVEVIARGVPAGLGEPVFDKLSATIAHGIMSIGGVKGIEFGEGFGFSSLKGSEANDTPYYDEESGRIRFVTNRAGGILGGISNGEEIRIRVAVKPTPTIMKEQKTVDIEKPCNTTHLFASRSDPSLCPRIYPVCEAMVRIALLDAILMAKGYRAVSTEIDPKWDRL; translated from the coding sequence ATGATGGGGAATACATTTGGCAGGGTTTTCAGGATTACTACATCTGGGGAGTCCTATGGAGGAGGATTCCGTAAAGTTAAGGATATACCTGCGGAATTATATGGCGGGTTAATGGTAATTGTGGATGGTGTTCCACCTGGAATAAAGATTACAAATAAATTAATTCAGGAAGAATTAGACAAAAGAAAGCCGGGACAATCCTCCCTGCATACACCTAGAAAGGAACAAGACAGGGTGTTTATTTTTTCCGGAGTCATGGAAGGAGATCTTACTACAGGTGCTCCGGTGGGTATGATAATTCCTAACAGTGATATAGAAGATATCCATATTGAGCAGCACAGAAAAAATAAGAACTTTATAAGACCTGGCCAGGCTTCATATACATATTATAAGAAATACGGACAATTTGCTGATTGGGCAGGAGCAGGCCGCGCCTCAGGCAGGGAAACTGCTGCAAGAGTTGCCGGTGGAGCTGTGGCAAAAGCTGTTTTAGATAGAATGGGCATTGACGTTATCGGGTTTGTTACAGAATCCCATGGAATTAAAGCAAAACCCATAACCTATGAAATGGCAAAAAATAATTACAGAAAAAATGAGATAAATTGCCCTGATGAAGAAGCTGCAAAGGCGATGATAGAAGACCTTCTTAGAGTGAAATCCCAGGGAGATTCCTGCGGCGGAGTTGTTGAGGTTATTGCGAGAGGTGTGCCCGCAGGGCTTGGTGAACCGGTTTTTGACAAGCTGAGTGCTACCATAGCTCATGGAATAATGTCCATAGGCGGAGTTAAAGGTATAGAGTTTGGAGAAGGATTCGGATTTTCCAGTCTTAAGGGTTCTGAGGCAAATGACACACCCTATTATGACGAAGAATCCGGGAGAATAAGATTTGTAACAAACAGGGCAGGAGGAATTCTCGGCGGTATTTCAAACGGAGAGGAAATCCGCATTCGTGTTGCAGTAAAGCCTACCCCTACAATTATGAAGGAACAAAAAACAGTGGATATTGAGAAGCCATGTAATACGACTCATTTATTTGCATCCAGGAGTGATCCTTCTCTCTGCCCCAGAATATATCCTGTCTGCGAAGCCATGGTCAGAATTGCGCTGCTGGACGCTATTCTGATGGCAAAGGGTTACAGGGCTGTTTCCACAGAAATAGACCCAAAATGGGACAGATTATAA